A portion of the Toxoplasma gondii ME49 chromosome VIIb, whole genome shotgun sequence genome contains these proteins:
- a CDS encoding FYVE zinc finger domain-containing protein (encoded by transcript TGME49_256960), whose translation MRRSSGVSAGSSASEARRSCVPISSSSSSSSSSSASSSLARPVSSGRDNEEVKEEEDAREAFRQTDRVASPCFESSPACQNCSASQTPFAARASLPRSACTILAGQSRSSLSAVASLSSRLSPPAPDSDAKCSGPATLLPRLVPDAAAPRVTSPVSPGAAARCRPATDGTAELAAGQGSPPRRSRSIQFPSFARPAFAAPALASLFFGREAESEKKARPTDWLMPDSRCSLCFACSVPFSTFLRRHHCRQCGLVFCHTCASAWGDGAPLGFGPGLVRLCLSCSRIAQQEEKERGEQTERIDLWEGDEDAHTDFEEDEYDEEEHGEEGEFEEEDEFGEEEEKKRAGRVSGRSSRTFASWSLMEEEVIRNSRTRSGSRSVPRPSEHECPFLSRSLPRPTAFCSAGEAAWYHLRVSVELHCRLVGLSTLHARILFDLALSVVCALRLEASTPSSPPSVFDFVKIKRLPGLSIADSFFVHGVVFPLHLQCKQQARRLLRRPRLLLLSSFLGLPREYPPSRASAKSLSASPAFAASLNNSPPQVSPLSPLAATAPPETPASPAALGPPGPSDPTKETPACVGGAQADPRASGVCASPPGAAYTRLQILREQEETYTAILIQKILALRPALIVTSEGASQLIQDELRSLGICLLLHVPERTLRRISRCSGAPVLSSLDRAAARAVTMREEEDARGTEGLFSFSLRSSFDGTQVERFAEKRGEQPAALKGVFGAPRNAEIGTTGAGRQGIEPRAVSAEEAEIYAKATHVGAASPESPWAPLNGGDMRKKREKKKAREKKEKKREKKKREKKEKKREKKEKKREKKKEKKREEKERERRRGR comes from the exons ATGCGACGctcctcgggtgtctctgcgggTTCGTCGGCCTCTGAGGCACGACGTTCCTGCGTCcccatttcttcttcgtcttcttcttcttcgtcttcttccgcgtcttcttctcttgcgaggcctgtctcctcaggtcgagacaacgaagaggtgaaagaggaggaggacgcgAGGGAGGCTTTCCGACAGACGGACCGCGTTGCTTCCCCCTGTTTTGAGTCCTCGCCAGCTTGCCAGAATTGCAGCGCCTCTCAGACGCCCTTCGCGGCTCGTGCAtcccttcctcgctctgcctGCACCATCCTTGCCGGCCAATCTCGCAGttccctctctgctgtcgcttctctctcgtcccgGCTCTCTCCGCCAGCCCCCGACTCGGACGCCAAATGCTCAGGACCGGCGACGCTCCTCCCGCGCCTGGTGCCCGACGCCGCAGCGCCGCGCGTAACCTCCCCAGTGTCGCCTGGCGCCGCGGCGCGTTGTAGGCCGGCGACCGACGGCACAGCGGAGCTTGCGGCGGGGCAGGGAAGCCCTCCGAGACGGTCACGAAGCATCCAGTTTCCGAGCTTCGCGCGTCCTGCCTTCGCTGCGCCAgctctggcgtctctcttcttcggccgcgaggcagagagtgAGAAGAAGGCCCGACCTACAGACTGGCTCATGCCCGACAGCAGGTGCTCGCTttgctttgcatgcagcgtccCGTTCTCGACCTTCTTGCGGAGACACCACTGCCGACAGTGCGGACTGGTCTTCTGCCACACATGCGCCTCTGCCTGGGGCGACGGCGCGCCTCTGGGCTTCGGTCCAGGCCTCgtgcgcctctgtctctcctgttctcgcATCGCGCaacaagaggagaaagaacgaggTGAACAAACAGAACGAATCGACCTCTGGgagggagatgaagacgcTCACACCGACTTCGAAGAGGACGAAtacgacgaggaagaacatggagaagaaggagagttcgaggaagaagacgagttcggggaagaggaggagaagaaacgcgcaggGAGAGTGTCAGGAAGGTCTTCCCGGACGTTCGCCTCTTGGTCACTTATGGAGGAAGAGGTAATTCGGAACTCGCGAACTCGCTCCGGTTCTCGCTCTGTTCCACGGCCCTCTGAACATGAatgtccgtttctctctcgatccCTACCACGACCGACGGCCTTCTGTTCTGCGGGAGAAGCAGCCTGGTATCACCTGCGGGTCTCGGTGGAGCTTCACTGTCGCCTGGTAGGCTTGTCAACGCTTCATGCGCGCATTCTTTTCGACCTCGCGCTCTCAGTTGTCTGTGCTCTCCGTCTGGAAGCCtcgacgccttcttctcccccttccgTCTTTGATTTCGTGAAAATCAAACGCCTTCCGGGGTTGTCGATTGCAgactctttcttcgttcacGGAGTGGTGTTTCCGCTTCATCTCCAGTGTAAACAGCAGGCACGACGCCTGCTTCGGcggcctcgccttctgcttctctcctcgtttctaGGCCTTCCCCGCGAATACCCACCCTCACGCGCCTCTGCGAAAagtctctccgcctcccccgcgtttgctgcttctctcaacAACTCGCCCCCGCAagtgtctccgctgtctccgctcgcGGCAACTGCTCCGCCGGAGACGCCGGCGTCTCCGGCGGCCCTCGGGCCCCCGGGCCCCAGCGACCccacaaaggagacacctgcgTGCGTCGGAGGCGCGCAGGCGGACCCCAGGGCCTCAGGCGTCTGCGCGTCGCCGCCCGGCGCCGCGTACACGCGTCTGCAGATCCtgcgagaacaagaggagacaTACACCGCGATTTTAATCCAGAAGATTCTCGCTCTGCGTCCCGCGCTGATTGTCACGAGCGAAGGCGCTTCACAGCTGATTCAGGACGAGCTCCGGAGTCTCGGCATTTGCCTGCTTTTGCATGTGCCTGAACGCACCCTGCGCAGAATCAGCAGATGCTCAGGCGCCcccgtcctttcttctctcgatcgCGCTGCCGCAAGAGCTGTCACTatgagggaagaagaggacgcgcgG GGGACAGAGGGCCTTTTCAGCTTCTCCCTGAGGAGCAGCTTCGACGGCACCCAGGTGGAGCGTTTCGCCGAGAAGCGAGGCGAACAACCCGCAGCGCTGAAGGGTGTTTTCGGAGCGCCCCGAAATGCCGAGATCGGCACCACAGGCGCGGGCCGCCAGGGGATCGAGCCTCGTGCGGTCAGTGCCGAGGAAGCCGAAATTtacgcgaaggcgacgcatgTTGGTGCCGCCTCGCCAGAAAGCCCGTGGGCGCCTCTGAATGGAGGCGATatgcggaagaagagagagaagaagaaggcgagagagaagaaggagaagaagagagagaagaagaagagagagaagaaggagaagaagagagagaagaaggagaagaagagagagaagaagaaggagaagaagagagaggagaaagagagggagaggcgaagagggagGTAA
- a CDS encoding hypothetical protein (encoded by transcript TGME49_256950~Signal peptide predicted by SignalP 2.0 HMM (probability 0.845) with cleavage site probability 0.799 at residue 28) has protein sequence MLVSPKSESLGFVFFSAFPLRAPVQVHAVSSLDFEWIPALSLSRGKMGFLVLVATGEKRDDIFQMSPSAVAKRTLATSSVQADKGKLPASSLAGAFRSGLPAELRKRDASGWERARRNRTQLASSSLAAPPPWGEYAACNAGDDDEAKEEEAEGGEAEDNNEADDEDGDDEEGEGEEHGDAKEDKQREQD, from the coding sequence ATGCTTGTTTCTCCGAAAAGTGAGAGTCTCGgattcgtcttcttctcggcgtttCCGTTGAGAGCTCCAGTGCAGGTGCATGCCGTTTCTTCGTTGGACTTTGAATGGATTccggctctgtctctctcccgtgGGAAGATGGGTTTCCTTGTCCTCGTGGCGAcgggtgagaagagagacgacatTTTCCAGATGTCTCCCTCAGCTGTCGCGAAGAGGACGCTTGCAACATCCTCCGTCCAGGCTGACAAAGGGAAGTTgccggcgtcttctcttgccgGTGCCTTTCGCTCTGGTCTCCCTGCAGAGCtccgaaagagagacgcctctGGATGGGAGCGAGCTCGCAGGAATCGCACACAACTCGCGTCCTCATCACTCGCGGCACCACCCCCTTGGGGCGAGTACGCCGCATGCAACGCGGGAGACGACGatgaagcaaaagaagaagaagcagagggaggagaagcagaagacaaTAATGAAGCAGATGACGAAGACggtgacgacgaagaaggagagggagaggaacaCGGCGACGCAAAAGaggacaaacagagagaacaagattGA